GAGGCTGAGTGACCGGACGGTTGGTGGACGGACGTCCTGGTCACTTTAAACGAACGACAGAAAGTTCGAGGCCGGACGTGCTTTCGTAGAAGCGAATGGCAAAGTTGCGAACGGTGGATTCTGAGGCCGAACGTCCAAACATTTGGTTCGTGTGGTCGAACGCCTGATGAGGCCTGACGGACGTGCGTTCGTTCAGGCCGGCTGGACGAGCGCCCTTTGACCCGGAAAGACGAGCGCTATTGGAAGGTGGCTGGGTAGCCGAGAGGTGAGGCCGGACGGACGCGGTTAAGGAGGcccctttttttctttgtgcAGTTGTGTAATTATGACGGGTCTCCTGTATTTACGAGGGAAACATGATCGTATTTCCAGTTTAAAGAAAGTATGTGTTCCTACCTGGTAAGGTGGTTTGTTTGGTTGAAGATATCCGGATGAAAAGGATTGTTCCtttatggccgaacggtcgtATTCTTGTTAAGATCGAGCGGATGAGAAtatgttgaggccgaacggccgagacatgttgaggccgaatggccaagATCaagttgaggccgaacggccgagaaTATAATGTAGACTTAATATCCGatagttgaggccgaacggccaaatTTGGCTACGCACCTGGTCCGAAAGGCTAATTGGTACAATTTAGAATACGTACCTTGGAGGCCAACTGGCCGGACGGCGGATGACAAATTTAGCTAAGGTTGAAGTCGGACGGTTAATACTTGAGGTCGATCGGTCGGGAATGGGGCCGGATGCTCATATCTCGTGGTCTCCACTGGGTATTTGAAATCCTTcgggccccacggtgggcgccaaatgtttcgacTGGATCGGTGGGATCCCTGTAAAAACACACGAACTTACTGTTGAAGACGGACGGGCGGACGACGAAGATGCACGGACCGAGCGGACGTCCTGCTGAATCCCACGAACCGAAGGAAGCGGCACTGGCGGGCGGCACAAAGATGGACGAGCGCTACTCCTCGCTTcaaaccgggcggacgtcctccaatccagacgctcgctctctgctcCAAGTTGGGCGGGCGTCCTCCTGCTCCAGACGCTCGCTCCCTGCTTCAAGTCGGGCagacgtcctcctactccagacGCTGCTCCAAACTCcaaaccgggcggacgtcctccaatcCAGACGCTCGCTCCCTGCTTCAAgtcgggcggacgtcctcctactccagacgctcgctctctgctTCAAGTTGCACGGGCGTCCTCCCTCTCCTAGCGCTGCTCCACACTCCAAGCTGgggaggggccgggtacctgctaaaggcactccgacgctcaagtcagtaatatgacagagcgatTGTGATGCGTGTATGCATCGTTATTCAAGTTGGTCTGGAgttcatacctgagacctttatttatagtgagttgtaatgggcttttaccttttgggggcctggaaacggcccaataataccttaatccTCATTAAGGACTTTAATGTGTCATTAGCGTATAACCGTGTAATCAACAAAGTGAGGTGGCGGTTGGGCGGGCGTCCGGTTCATGAATGATGGGAAACCCGTACCTGATTCTTGGGCGGAGGTCCCAACTTGGGCGAACGCCTGATTCTGGAATGGCTGGACGTTCGGTCCATATTATTGGGCGGACGTGCCAACCTTGGACGGACGTCCGGTTCCTGAGGACGCTCGGTCCAGACTGTTTGGCGGACGTCCGGATTATTGGACGGACGTCCACTTCTTAGATGGTGGCCGCTCGTTCGGTCCTGATTCCTGGGCGGACGTCCTTGGACGGACGTCCTTGAACGGACGTCCGGTTcatgaggacgctcgttcaagaCTGTTTGGCGAACGTCCGGGTTATTGGGCAGACACGCCAactttgggcggacgtccacTTCTTAAATGGTTGGCCGCTCGTTCGGTCCTGATTCCTGGGCGGACGTCCTTGGACGGATGTCCGGTTCCTGAGGACGCTCGGTCCAGACTATTTGGCGGACGTCTGGATTATTGGACGGACGTCCACTTCTTGAATGGTTGAATGCCGGGAGGACCTATCCGTACATTAAGCATCGGCCAGTTGCAGAAAAAGGGTCTCTCCATTCTCATACAAAATggaaaatgtaatatttatcaTATATCTAAAGGTTTGATTTCTCACACAAACATGACCACAAATCGTATGTTCATTCTATTTGATGAAAGTTTCATCACTCCTTCTTCTACTGAATAATTTTTACATACTTCCTCTGATCTCACTTATCTCTGGCATCAAAGGTTTAGTCACCTACACTACAAAGGCTTGAAGACTCTGCAAACACGAAACATGGTACATGGTTTAACGACACTTGATTCCTCGGGTGTTATTTGTCCTGACTGTTTCACTAGTAACATCGAACTCCAAATCCTAAGACAAGCAAATGGCATGTCAACACCGCCTTGGAGCTCATACATGCAGATATTTGTGGACCCATAGAACCCATCTCCAATAATGGAAAACAATATTTCTTAAGCTTCATTGATGACTATAGTCGTAAAGGTTGGGTATATTTGCTTTCAAAAAAATCTGAAGCTTTGGAATGTTTCAAGTCATAGAAGAACATGGTGGCAAAAGCAATCGGAGCGTTCATTAAATGTCTCCGAACAGATAGAGGAGGGAAGTTTAATTCTCTCGCGTTCAAATCGTTTGGTGATGAAAATGGTATAAAACGACAATTTACCACACCCTACACTCCACATCAAAACGGAGTCGCTGAACGCAAAAATGGGACTATTATGAACACGATGAGGTGTATGCTCTCAGCCAAAAATGTTCCTAAATCCTTTTGGCCTGAAGCAGTGAATTGGGCATTTTATTTGTTAAGTGGTTGTCCCACACATGTTGTGTTTAATATCACATGACAACAAGCTTGGAGTGGAATCAAGCCTTCTATCAAACACCTACGAGTTTGGGGTTGCTTAGCTCATGTGCACATACCAGATGCCACACGAGGTAAACTTGATGATAAAAGCATTCCCTGTATTATGCTAGGTGTTATAATGAATCCAAAGGTTATCGCTTATATGATCTTAAAATAAGAGAATTGTGATTAGTAAAGATGTCTTGTTTGAGGAAGAAAAGAGTTGGATCTATGTACAAATTATAAACAACAAATTGAAACTAATTGATGTGGGTGATGACGAATCCCATAATGATGACAGTGAGCAGGAAAACAGTGATAAGAATATATATTGGAAATTTGTTTGAGGAAGACATGGAGCTCGAGAGTGATGCTGAAACCAATGAAGTTCAACAGAGAGAGAGGCGGTAGCAAAATTGGATGGGAGATTTTGTTAGTGGTGAAGGTttaagtgaagaagaagaagtagttCAAAATATCACCGGTGATCATCCAATTCTGTTTGAAGAAGTTGTTCAACATGCAAAATGGAGAGAAGCTATGGACAGTGAAATACAATCAATTGAAAAGAATCAAACTTGGGAGCTAATGGATCTACCAGCTAGAGCAAAAATAATAGGAGTTAAATGGGTTTACAAGACAAAATTGAATGAGTTGGGAGAAGTTGATAAGTATAAAGCAATGTTAGTAGCTAAGGGATATTCACAACAACATGGAATTGATTTGATTTCTCTGAAGTATTTGCTCATGTTGCACGCATGGACACGGGGCGACAAGTTATGGCTCTGGCAACATGTAAAGGGTGGAACATCTTTCAACCAGATGTCAAATCTGCATTCTTGCATGAAATGTTGAatgaagatgtgtatgttgaaccaAAGGGATATGTGAAAAAATGGAAAAAGCACAATGTTTACAACCTACATAAAGCTTTGTAAGGTGTAAAACAAACACCTAGAACTTGGTTTAGCCGAATAGAAACACATTTCATGTAGGatggttttcaaaaatgtccAAGTGAAGAAACCTTATTCATCAAAAAGGACACTGAAAGGAACATATTAATCCTTGGCATTTATGTTGATGATCTGATGTATACTGGCAATAATGTGAGTATGATGATTAATTTCAAGAAGTGTATGATGCATGTTTTTTATATGACTGATTTAGGAAAAATGAGACTTTTTCTTGGCATTGAGGTCTTACAAAAACTAGGAGGAGTATTTTTGTGTCAACAGAAATATGCCAATGAtctgaaaatattttctatgaCTGAAAGAAAACATGTGAAGAGTCCAATTGTCCCAAGGAGTAAGCTTAATAAGAATGTTGATGGTACCATTGTGGATAACATTTACTTCAAACAGATTGTGGGAAGTTTAATGTATCTGACGGCTACACGGCCAGATATCATGTTCAGTGTGAGTTTAATTAGCAGATACATGTCAAAACCAACTGAGTTACACCTACAAGCGGCTAAAAGAATCCTACGGTATCTAAAGGGAACTACCAGTTATGGAATATTTTATAGGAAAGGAGGGAAGGAAAATTTGCTTGCATTTATAGATTCTAGTTATGCAGGAGATGAAGATGATTCTAAGAGCACATCTGGTTATGTGTTCTTATTCAGTTCAGGAGCAGTATAATGGATGACCAAGAAACAACCAATTGTTACTCTTTCAAGTATAGAGGCAGAGTTTGTAGTTGTTGCTGCCAGTACCTGTCAAGCAATATGGATGAGAAGAGTTTTGAGTTTTTTAATTCATTCACAAGACAACACCCTTATCATGTGTGATAATAGTTCCACTAAACTTTCCAAAAATCCAATTATGCGTGGAAGAAGTAAGCGTATCAGAgtgcattttcatttttcaagagATCTTGTGAAAGATAAAGAAACTGAGTTGGTGCACTATGGAACTCATGAACAAGTTGCaaatttaatgaataaagcCTTGAAATAAACTAATTGCAGTCTACCGTCAGTTTAAGGGAGGGAATGAAAcgattttattattgttaaagttATTTTTGCTTCTGTTTAATAAATCCTGATATATAGGGAGAATCTTGTTTTTAGgaatagtttatttttaacaagGTCACGTAAGTTACGTGGACTAAgttttatgtattttgtttgACTATATAATAGTCTTGACAAAATAAAGTAGCACAGTTTTGCACCAGAATATTCATGTGTTCATGGCATCAATGTTTTAACATGTTGCTGAAAATTTCAGTTTGCTGTAGATTTCATTGCTAATAGATTTGAATTTGCAGGATGATAGTGATAATGTCACTCATTTTTAATGTTAGCGCGAGAACCTATAATTCCATTCAGTGATAGACCATTTAAAGTACTCagaataaataaagaaattattaaattgaaCACATAATATTTGTCTGGATTCCTACATTGATTGGATTTTATGCttactaataaatattaaatattgttattgaTTGGTTAGCCAAGCATAGTTTTTTCTTTAGAAGAAGGTCCTGGGATTCTTTTCAAGGCCCTTCTGTTTTTCATTGCCTCAGGTTAATTAACCTTACAAAGTGTTACTATATGGGAACACAAAggttttttctctctcttggtATCACCTGTTATATCTTTTGAGATGTTAGCAAACATTCTTTTTAGGCCTCTTCTAGTTATgtaattcatttgtttttcgAACAGATTGAAAGCGTTTATATGTGAAACCAATCTATGTTCAAAGTTTCACActgatgagagggtcgcacctcacacaaaagttgattgcaaaattaatgcagtatagttaCTAGGAAGTAACTCCTAgatcgtctctcaaggaccaaacgTGGTTCGagtctcagatcaaacacgaagtgggggTTTTGATGAAGAGTTTGTGAGTGCGGATGAacttaaattaaagtaaaaattaaacacaactaaACATGCTTGAAAGCATTAAAGTTAATGAAAATAGTAACTGATTAATCTTAAACTAAACAGTGCACAACTAATTAAATTGAGCTTGAAAAAATTGAAGGAgctaataaaatgaaataaaccaAACAAACTAGTAACTAAAAGTAACTTCTAACGGTGATAAAAGCTCTAACCCATGAGACCGAATGATTTACATTGGCCTTGAAAGCAACAGTTGATAAACCAATTAAATGCATAAATCACTAACAGCAAAAACGTAACTTCAATTCGCATCACGTGAATCAATGAGAATGCAATAGATTTTAACTAATCTAATTGAAAAGAGAAATGTGCACTTggaatcaaatttataaattagaaaacGCATAAGCCGTGaatgtaatattaaaaataaaacaccgAATAACCATTgaagttaattaatttaaaacgttGCAAgcattaattaaaagaaaacccGTGCTGCACTCCTCCAAAATGGATCAAAACTTTGCCTCGCTCCAcgttcctttcttctttttccaagtGTCACGGTTGGATGTAACCCGCTGCACCTCCAAAGTAACTTAACGTGCTTCCAAAAGATTAAAGGATGAATCAacgaaaaaaatgaaattaagtgGGGTAAGGACCTCCACGCTTAGGAGCTCTCCATTCCAGCACGTCACCAAGCACACCTCCAAACCGTGACACCTTGCTAAAAAAAGTTAAGCACCGTATCTTATTCTataaaagaaggaaatgaaaaCCGAGAACTCCTTTtccaattgaaaataaaatgggCTCCTCTTTGCTGGCTTAAATAAAAACGAAATCATCATCCACACTTCATTCTCAATCACCATGCGTCAACCGTGACTGTCCCTGCACCGTGCACACCAATTTCTCTTTTCACCGTGAGCCTTCCATTTCTCAATGCTGCTTCCAGCTCCAAGCTAAGACACCCTTTCTCCTACATTCTCCTaagtgagaaaaagaaaagcctCCTCCAAGTTGGCGGCTACATTCTGGAAGTGACCGAGCTGCTACTTTCTCCCCGGCTGGCGGCTGCTGCCTCCTCCTCTTTCACGTCCAGCccattcatttaaaataaaatgtgccTCTTCTTCAAATTGAATGTTTGATGTGACTTCTCCCCTTTGCTGAACGTGACATTGCTGGACATTAAAATGAATCAACACCTCTCcctaatttaaaagaaaactaactCCCTTGATGTGACCGTGTGCCAGCTTCCAGCAAACTAAAATACACCTTGCCTAAAGGAAGTTAAATGAGCTGCTCTATATCAGGACATGACACCACTTGCTTGCTAAATGAATCAGCCTAAAGCTCATACACTATGCATCACCGCTTCATTCTCTTTGACCGAGTGTTCCAATGAAAAGAAAGATGTGTGCtggaataaaataaatcttcaatGCAAAGTGCTAAAGCCATTTTTCATTCCATGAGAAATTAAAAAACGTTAGAAAATGAGAAGgtttttctttcattccattCTCCTCCTCCAGAACTCAAAAccgagaaaaaaaatatcaagtgGCAAGTGGCGGCTAACCTAAAGGCCGTGTGTCTCCCCTTTAATAAGGGTGGGTccacacaataaaaataaaaaccctaaCCTAAAAGACACATGTCCTACACAtggtttttttttacaaaattgcccCTAAAAGGGTTCAAAACACCTAATTCTAATTAAGGGCTTctagaaaacgaaattacaactttaattagAATCTAAACAACTAAATGTTAAGTCTTTGAGTATGTCACGCCGTATCCCAATGCTTCAGATGATGTTTCCACTACTTCCCTGCAACCagaaatgcacttaatcagctAAGAAAATCCAAATTAACACAATTACGAATTTTCGACCAAATTTAGCAGAAttcggaaaacggggaaataagagacaattaaacacaattccctagtttatttaagtgc
The Vigna angularis cultivar LongXiaoDou No.4 chromosome 5, ASM1680809v1, whole genome shotgun sequence genome window above contains:
- the LOC108339253 gene encoding uncharacterized mitochondrial protein AtMg00820-like, with the protein product MGDFVSGEGLSEEEEVVQNITGDHPILFEEVVQHAKWREAMDSEIQSIEKNQTWELMDLPARAKIIGVKWVYKTKLNELGEVDKYKAMLVAKGYSQQHGIDLISLKYLLMLHAWTRGDKLWLWQHVKGGTSFNQMSNLHSCMKC
- the LOC108339254 gene encoding secreted RxLR effector protein 161-like, with amino-acid sequence MRLFLGIEVLQKLGGVFLCQQKYANDLKIFSMTERKHVKSPIVPRSKLNKNVDGTIVDNIYFKQIVGSLMYLTATRPDIMFSVSLISRYMSKPTELHLQAAKRILRYLKGTTSYGIFYRKGGKENLLAFIDSSYAGDEDDSKSTSGYVFLFSSGAV